Proteins encoded within one genomic window of Microtus ochrogaster isolate Prairie Vole_2 linkage group LG4, MicOch1.0, whole genome shotgun sequence:
- the Lipe gene encoding hormone-sensitive lipase isoform X2, which yields MVRTSIFHVFCTLKRIMGKNCSRFFEKRNKYRRVKASAFSHSMDLRTMTQSLVTLAEDNMAFFSSQGPGETARRLSNVFAGVREQALGLEPTLGQLLGVAHHFDLDTETPANGYRSLVHTARCCLAHLLHKSRYVASNRRSIFFRASHNLAEMEAYLAALTQLRALSYYAQRLLAINRPGVLFFEGDEGLTADFLQEYVTLHKGCFYGRCLGFQFTPAIRPFLQTLSIGLVSFGEHYKRNETGLSVTASSLFTGGRFAIDPELRGAEFERIIQNLDVHFWKAFWNITEIEVLSSLANMASTTVRVSRLLSLPPEAFEMPLTSDPKLTVTISPPLAHTGPGPVLARLISYDLREGQDSKALNSLVKSEGPRLELRPRPQQAPRSRALVIHIHGGGFVAQTSKSHEPYLKTWAQELGVPIISIDYSLAPEAPFPRALEECFFAYCWAVKHCDLLGSTGERICLAGDSAGGNLCITVSLRAAAYGVRVPDGIMAAYPVTTLQPSVSPSRLLSLMDPLLPLSVLSKCVSAYSGTETEDHSDSDQKALGVMGLVQRDTSLFFRDLRLGASSWLNSFLELSGRKPQKTSAPTAEAVRPQESMRRSVSEAALAQPESLLNTDSLKTLTITDLSFKGNSETSDTPEMSLSMETLGPSTPSDVNFFLRPENSQEEAEAKDDLGTMDRGPRVRAAFPEGFRPRRSSQGILRMPLYSSPIVKNPFMSPLLAPDSMLKTLPPVHMVACALDPMLDDSVMFARRLRDLGQPVTLNVVEDLPHGFLSLAALCRETRQAAELCVQRIRLVLTPPSTPLI from the exons ATGGTTCGAACGTCGATTTTTCATGTCTTCTGCACTCTTAAGAGGATAATGGGGAAGAATTGTAGCCGCTTTTTCGAAAAGAGGAACAAGTATAGGCGTGTGAAAG CCTCAGCGTTCTCACACAGCATGGATCTGCGCACAATGACACAGTCGCTGGTGACACTCGCAGAAGACAACATGGCCTTCTTCTCAAGCCAGGGCCCCGGAGAGACAGCTCGGCGGCTGTCCAATGTCTTTGCAGGTGTTCGAGAACAGGCCCTGGGACTGGAGCCAACCCTAGGCCAGCTGCTGGGTGTGGCACACCATTTTGACCTGGACACAGAGACACCAGCCAATGGATACCGAAGCTTGGTGCACACAGCTCGTTGCTGCCTAGCACACCTACTACACAAATCCCGCTATGTGGCCTCCAACCGCCGAAGTATCTTTTTCCGTGCCAGCCACAACCTAGCAGAAATGGAGGCCTACCTGGCTGCTCTTACCCAGCTCCGTGCCCTGTCCTACTATGCCCAGCGCCTGCTGGCTATCAACCGACCAGGGGTGCTCTTCTTTGAGGGTGATGAAGGACTCACTGCTGACTTCCTGCAAGAGTATGTCACGTTGCATAAAGGCTGTTTCTATGGCCGCTGCCTGGGCTTCCAG TTCACGCCTGCCATCCGGCCGTTCCTGCAGACCCTCTCCATCGGACTGGTGTCCTTCGGGGAACACTACAAACGCAACGAGACAGGCCTCA GTGTGACTGCCAGTTCCCTCTTCACCGGTGGCCGATTTGCCATAGACCCAGAGTTGCGTGGTGCTGAGTTTGAACGGATCATTCAGAACCTGGACGTGCATTTCTGGAAAGCCTTCTGGAACATCACTGAGATCGAGGTGTTGTCG TCCCTGGCTAACATGGCATCAACCACTGTGAGGGTAAGCCGCCTGCTCAGCCTACCACCCGAGGCCTTTGAGATGCCACTAACCTCTGACCCCAAGCTCACAGTTACCATCTCACCTCCCTTGGCACACACAGGCCCAGGGCCTGTGCTAGCCAGGCTCATCTCCTATGATCTGCGTGAAGGACAG gacAGCAAGGCGCTCAACAGCCTGGTGAAATCTGAGGGCCCACGCCTGGAACTGCGCCCACGACCCCAGCAGGCACCCCGCTCACGGGCCCTAGTAATCCACATCCATGGTGGCGGCTTTGTGGCACAGACCTCCAAGTCACATGAGCCCTACCTCAAGACCTGGGCCCAGGAGCTAGGAGTTCCCATCATCTCCATCGACTACTCCCTGGCCCCTGAGGCCCCCTTCCCCAGAGCGCTGGAAGAGTGTTTTTTTGCCTACTGCTGGGCTGTCAAGCACTGTGACCTGCTTG GGTCAACAGGAGAGCGGATATGCCTTGCAGGGGATAGTGCAGGCGGGAACCTCTGCATCACTGTGTCCCTTCGAGCAGCAGCCTACGGAGTGCGGGTGCCAGATGGCATCATGGCAGCCTACCCAGTCACCACCCTGCagccctctgtctctccctctcgtCTTCTGAGCCTCATGGACCCACTTCTACCACTGAGTGTACTCTCTAAGTGTGTCAGTGCCTATTCAG ggacagagacagaggaccaCTCTGACTCAGACCAGAAGGCACTGGGCGTGATGGGGCTGGTACAGAGAGACACATCCCTATTCTTCAGAGACCTCCGCCTGGGTGCCTCCTCATGGCTCAACTCCTTCCTGGAGCTAAGCGGACGCAAGCCCCAAAAGACCTCAGCTCCCACAGCAG AAGCTGTGCGTCCCCAGGAGTCAATGCGCAGGAGTGTGTCTGAGGCAGCTCTGGCCCAGCCAGAGAGCTTGCTGAACACTGATAGCCTGAAAACTCTGACGATAACGGACTTGAGCTTTAAGGGCAATTCAGAGACGTCAGACACCCCCGAGATGTCACTGTCAATGGAGACACTTGGCCCCTCCACACCCTCCGATGTCAACTTTTTTCTGCGACCTGAGAATTCCCAGGAAGAGGCTGAAGCCAAAGATGATTTGGGCACCATGGACAGAGGCCCCCGCGTGCGCGCTGCATTCCCTGAGGGTTTCCGCCCCAGGCGCTCAAGCCAGGGTATCCTCCGCATGCCCCTCTACTCGTCACCCATCGTCAAGAACCCCTTCATGTCTCCTCTGCTGGCCCCTGACAGCATGCTGAAGACCCTGCCTCCTGTGCACATGGTG GCGTGCGCTTTGGACCCCATGCTGGACGACTCTGTCATGTTCGCGCGGCGACTGCGCGATCTGGGCCAGCCCGTGACGCTGAATGTGGTAGAGGACCTGCCACATGGCTTCCTGAGCCTGGCGGCGCTGTGCCGCGAGACCCGGCAGGCCGCGGAGCTGTGCGTGCAGCGCATACGGCTCGTCCTCACCCCGCCATCCACACCGCTGATCTGA